The genomic interval AAAAACTGATTTTAAATCTTATTTTTTAACTTTTGACAGTGGTTGCCGTTTAGAAATCATGACTAAACCAGAATTGGTTGATGATATAAAAGATTTAAAAAGAACAGGTTTTATCCATATCGCATTCAGTGTTGGAAGCAAGGAAAAAGTAGATGAATTGACTGAAATACTAAAAATAGATGGCTATGAAGTTATTAGTGGTCCAAGAACAACAGGTGATGGCTATTATGAAAGTTGTATTGTTGGTATTGAAGGAAATCAAATAGAAATTACAGCTTAAGGAGAGTTTAACAGTGAATAAAGATTTAAACAACAATATTCCTATTATAACAAAGAAAAAAGAAATTTCAAAAGTAATATTAGTTTTATTTTTCTTCTTCCTTGCTTTTTTAGGATTTGGAAAGTATTATAAAGCTCCATTTCCACTTCTAATTGGAATTGCTTTATTGCTTTTTGTTTTATTACTATACCTTTTTATTTTGCTTAGTGACATATACTTTATTAAAAAAATGATAAAATATAGAGATAATACAGTAGTTCCAGATGAATTTCAAATTAGACCGCCTAAACATATCTTTATGTTGATTATAGCTATAATTCTTTTAGCGTATCTTATAGTGTATATTATTCCAAAAAGTATTATGACACTTGATAAAAATATATTTAAACTGATTATTGTTTTAATAATTTTTTTTATAGGAATTTATAGAATATATAAAGCTGGAAGATATTCTATTGATGTCATGGAAAAAAATATTAGAATTTTATTTAAAAATCAAGAAATAAGTTCCTTTAATGTAGAAAATGTAGCTTTTGTCAAATTTTCTGGAGTTAAGAATAAAGTAAATGCTTATTTAATAGAAACTATATTGACTATTTTTTTTAGACATGGATATAGATATAGATCTTTCAGAGATGAGGATGAGTCAAGAAATTCTCCTCTTATGCAGTTATTTGATTTTAAAGGTAAAGAATTTTTTAAAACTTCTTTATCTATTAAAGATTATTGGTTAATGAAAAAATATTTTTTAAAATATAATGTTAAAACTGAAGATCTATGCGATTTTCTAAATGATGATTTTTCATAGAAATAAGGAGAGTTTAGCAGTGAACAAAGATTTTGATAACAATATTCCAGATTTTACAAGAAGAAAAAAGGCTTTAAAAATAATATTATTTTTATTAGTTATATTCCTTATTATTTTAGCAGTACAATTATTTTATATAGATAATTTATCTTATCTTCAAGGAAATCTTGCAATTATAAATTCTTTTGTAGCTTTTATCTTGTTATTTTTATATATTACCTTAACAGCAGATATGTATGTTACTATAAAAAGAATAAAAGAAAGAGAAAAAGTTGAAGTACCTAATGAATTTAGAGTAGATGCATTTAAACAAACTTATTTTATAATTTTATATACCATTATTTTAATAATATTTATTTTTATTTTTGTGCTTAGTATAGTTTTTAAAATTGGAATATTTGGAATAATTTTTAGTCTTCTTGGTATAGGTATATTTTCTTATTTTCTTTTTGTTATGATTAAAAGTAGAAAATATTCTTTGGAAGTTAGGAATAGAAATATTAAAGTTCTATACAAAAATCAAGAAATAAAAGTTCTTGAAATAAAAGATATACCTTTTGTTGCTTTTTTTGGAAGTGGAAAAGAAAAGGTAAAAAAAGGTGATTATCCTATTATGGAAATTTGTACTATTAAAGGAGAAATTTTAAGAATACCACTATCTTTAAGAAATTATTGGTTGATGAAGAAATACTTTTTAAAATATAGGGTAAATGTCAATGATACATATGTAGAGTAAATTTATTAGTTGGAGGAGGATTTTAATGTCTAAAATTATATCAATACTTCCATTTGTATTTATATTTATCGGAGTTTTTACTGTTATTTATATTATGTATATGACTATATTTGAAAAAAGAAGGAAAAAAATGAAAAATAAAGAAATGAATAAATTAAGAGAAACTCTATCTCCTTATGAGTTTGAAAGCACTCAAAAAAATGCTGTTAATAAAAGGTTTAGCTTTATGGAATATTTATATTCAGGAGATTATATAAAAGTTATAAAAGAATTTAAGGATTATTATGGTTTTACACACCAAGAAGGAGAAAAATTTTATTTTGCTTGTGCATATTTTTTACCTTATGAAGATGGCTACACTCTATATATTTCAAAAGATAAAATTAATATTAAGGCTATTTATCTTCAAGACAGACCAGAAACTCAAAGGGAAATTTGTTATAACTTAAAAAAATATTTTGAGATTATAGAACAAGGGAGATTTAAAAGATAGATTGTTGATTTGGAAGCTTGAGAAATAAAATCTTAGTGATGGAGGATA from Fusobacterium pseudoperiodonticum carries:
- a CDS encoding VOC family protein — protein: MYIEHIAMYVNDLEKTKEFFIKYFGASSNEIYHNKKTDFKSYFLTFDSGCRLEIMTKPELVDDIKDLKRTGFIHIAFSVGSKEKVDELTEILKIDGYEVISGPRTTGDGYYESCIVGIEGNQIEITA
- a CDS encoding DUF3601 domain-containing protein is translated as MSKIISILPFVFIFIGVFTVIYIMYMTIFEKRRKKMKNKEMNKLRETLSPYEFESTQKNAVNKRFSFMEYLYSGDYIKVIKEFKDYYGFTHQEGEKFYFACAYFLPYEDGYTLYISKDKINIKAIYLQDRPETQREICYNLKKYFEIIEQGRFKR